One genomic region from Quercus robur chromosome 4, dhQueRobu3.1, whole genome shotgun sequence encodes:
- the LOC126721763 gene encoding lysine-specific demethylase JMJ29-like, with product MQVEIKTREFFQGYMEGRTYYNFWPEMLKLKDWPPSNKFEDFLPHHCDEFIRALPFQEYTDPRSGLLNLAVKLPPGVLKPDLGPKTYIGYGLAKELGRGDSVTKLHCDMSDAVNILTHTAKVVLSDKQHSAIATLKERHRAQDWKERLDREELSCPTEKLVHSNSEDMEVLEIADMSKHPSDFDGNIEMSKSDIEGATCPGFSTEQETEETGSALWDIFRREDVPQLEAYLRKHANEFRHTYCSPVEQVVHPIHDQSFYLTLEHKRKLKEEFGVEPWTFVQRLGEAVFIPAGCPHQVRNLKVIKEY from the exons atgcAGGTGGAGATTAAGACCCGTGAATTTTTTCAAGGCTATATGGAAGGTAGAACATACTATAACTTTTGGCCTGAGATGCTTAAACTAAAGGACTGGCCCCCCTCTAACAAGTTCGAGGATTTTTTGCCCCATCATTGTGATGAATTTATCCGTGCATTGCCATTTCAAGAGTACACAGATCCTAGGTCAGGCCTCCTTAACTTAGCTGTCAAGTTGCCTCCTGGTGTGTTGAAACCAGACCTGGGTCCAAAAACATATATCGGATATGGGCTCGCAAAGGAGCTTGGAAGAGGGGACTCTGTAACTAAGCTTCATTGTGATATGTCAGATGCG GTGAATATTTTGACACATACAGCAAAAGTAGTGTTGAGTGACAAGCAGCACTCAGCAATTGCAACCTTAAAAGAAAGGCATAGGGCCCAAGATTGGAAGGAGCGTCTAGATCGAGAGGAGTTAAGTTGTCCAACTGAAAAACTTGTTCATAGCAACAGTGAGGACATGGAGGTCCTAGAAATTGCAGATATGAGCAAGCATCCATCTGATTTTGATGGTAACATTGAGATGTCAAAAAGTGACATAGAAGGGGCTACTTGTCCTGGTTTCTCCACAGAacaagaaacagaagaaacaggTAGTGCTTTATGGGACATTTTTCGGAGGGAAGATGTTCCTCAATTAGAGGCATATCTTAGAAAGCATGCAAACGAATTTAGGCACACCTATTGTTCACCTGTTGAACAG GTTGTCCACCCAATTCATGACCAATCCTTTTATTTAACTTTGGAGCACAAAAGGAAGCTAAAGGAAGAATTTG GTGTTGAACCGTGGACCTTTGTGCAAAGGCTTGGGGAAGCAGTATTTATACCTGCTGGATGCCCGCACCAAGTTAGGAATCTCAAGGTAATAAAAGAATACTAg
- the LOC126721762 gene encoding kinesin-like protein KIN-10B isoform X1: MDRCYDLLELKGKEIAVLDDKNGQIHLRGLSQVPVKSMSEFYEIFSCGIQRRKIAHTGLNDVSSRSHGVLVIAVSTPCGDGSEAVVTGKLNLIDLAGNEDNRRTCNEGIRLLENVRINQSLFALSNVIYALNNNKTRVPYRESKLTRILQDSLGGISRALMVACLNPGEYQESVHTVSLAAQSRHVSKFVPSSHKLETPKVRMDMEAKLLAWLDTRGKTKSAQRIGPFNSPFTSKTLGSLSSVKKASVYPSSVTAKGSTKQGASKAKERFDPVPFINLNNNEGLADACLEAALEAPRVLNLKSSEHFSGPYGEDVVFIANDWHTALLPCYLKTKYKSRVLYKNAKVAFCIHNIA, from the exons ATGGACAGGTGCTACGATCTTTTAGAGCTCAAGGGGAAGGAAATTGCAGTTTTGGATGATAAAAACGGGCAAATTCATCTCCGCGGACTATCTCAGGTCCCTGTGAAGTCGATGTCTGAATTCTATGAGATATTTTCTTGTGGGATTCAGAGGAGGAAAATCGCGCACACCGGGCTTAACGATGTCTCTAGTAGGAGCCATGGGGTGCTAGTGATTGCCGTTTCTACTCCTTGTGGTGATGGCTCTGAGGCTGTTGTTACTGGGAAGCTGAACCTTATAGACTTGGCAG GTAATGAAGATAATAGAAGGACCTGCAATGAAGGAATTCGTCTCCTAGAGAATGTCCGTATCAACCAGTCTTTGTTTGCATTGTCCAATGTGATTTATGCActgaataataacaaaacccGTGTGCCCTATAGAGAAAGCAAATTGACCCGTATATTGCAAGACTCACTTGGTGGGATAAGCCGTGCTTTAATGGTTGCTTGCCTG AATCCAGGAGAGTACCAGGAATCTGTTCATACTGTGAGCTTGGCTGCTCAGTCAAGGCACGTATCCAAATTTGTACCTTCATCACATAAGCTAGAGACCCCAAAGGTTAGAATGGACATGGAGGCCAAACTGCTTGCTTGGCTTGACACCAGAGGCAAGACAAAGAGTGCACAACGAATTGGACCATTCAATTCTCCTTTTACGAGCAAAACTCTGGGTTCATTGAGCTCTGTTAAGAAAGCCAGTGTTTATCCCAGCTCTGTGACAGCAAAGGGTAGTACTAAACAAGGTGCTTCTAAGGCAAAAGAAAG GTTTGATCCCGTGCCTTTCATAAATTTAAACAACAACGAAGGTCTGGCCGATGCTTGCTTGGAG GCTGCTCTGGAGGCACCAAGGGTTCTGAACTTAAAAAGCAGTGAACATTTCTCTGGACCATATG GGGAGGATGTTGTCTTCATTGCCAATGATTGGCACACTGCTCTTCTTCCATGCTACCtaaaaacaaagtacaaatCAAGGGTACTCTATAAAAATGCCAAG
- the LOC126721762 gene encoding kinesin-like protein KIN-10B isoform X2, protein MDRCYDLLELKGKEIAVLDDKNGQIHLRGLSQVPVKSMSEFYEIFSCGIQRRKIAHTGLNDVSSRSHGVLVIAVSTPCGDGSEAVVTGKLNLIDLAGNEDNRRTCNEGIRLLENVRINQSLFALSNVIYALNNNKTRVPYRESKLTRILQDSLGGISRALMVACLNPGEYQESVHTVSLAAQSRHVSKFVPSSHKLETPKVRMDMEAKLLAWLDTRGKTKSAQRIGPFNSPFTSKTLGSLSSVKKASVYPSSVTAKGSTKQGASKAKERFDPVPFINLNNNEGLADACLEVRI, encoded by the exons ATGGACAGGTGCTACGATCTTTTAGAGCTCAAGGGGAAGGAAATTGCAGTTTTGGATGATAAAAACGGGCAAATTCATCTCCGCGGACTATCTCAGGTCCCTGTGAAGTCGATGTCTGAATTCTATGAGATATTTTCTTGTGGGATTCAGAGGAGGAAAATCGCGCACACCGGGCTTAACGATGTCTCTAGTAGGAGCCATGGGGTGCTAGTGATTGCCGTTTCTACTCCTTGTGGTGATGGCTCTGAGGCTGTTGTTACTGGGAAGCTGAACCTTATAGACTTGGCAG GTAATGAAGATAATAGAAGGACCTGCAATGAAGGAATTCGTCTCCTAGAGAATGTCCGTATCAACCAGTCTTTGTTTGCATTGTCCAATGTGATTTATGCActgaataataacaaaacccGTGTGCCCTATAGAGAAAGCAAATTGACCCGTATATTGCAAGACTCACTTGGTGGGATAAGCCGTGCTTTAATGGTTGCTTGCCTG AATCCAGGAGAGTACCAGGAATCTGTTCATACTGTGAGCTTGGCTGCTCAGTCAAGGCACGTATCCAAATTTGTACCTTCATCACATAAGCTAGAGACCCCAAAGGTTAGAATGGACATGGAGGCCAAACTGCTTGCTTGGCTTGACACCAGAGGCAAGACAAAGAGTGCACAACGAATTGGACCATTCAATTCTCCTTTTACGAGCAAAACTCTGGGTTCATTGAGCTCTGTTAAGAAAGCCAGTGTTTATCCCAGCTCTGTGACAGCAAAGGGTAGTACTAAACAAGGTGCTTCTAAGGCAAAAGAAAG GTTTGATCCCGTGCCTTTCATAAATTTAAACAACAACGAAGGTCTGGCCGATGCTTGCTTGGAGGTAAGAATCTGA
- the LOC126721765 gene encoding acyl-CoA-binding domain-containing protein 4-like encodes MRLFVKILEEDDPSWYSRASNFVAEPVVDVQMNHNSKVEPVVENGNSFPETKTISTENGSLTESQDKDIVVEGLGSVAMYDQWIAPPISGQRPKARYEHAAAVVQDKMYIYGGNHNGRYLNDIHVLDLRSWTWSKIEAKSGAESLESPSPVTFAPCAGHSLVSKEQFYVFIMWTS; translated from the exons ATGCGTCTCTTTGTGAAAATATTGGAG GAAGATGATCCAAGTTGGTATTCAAGAGCTTCTAACTTTGTTGCAGAGCCTGTAGTAGATGTGCAAATGAAT CATAATTCAAAAGTTGAGCCAGTGGTTGAGAATGGCAATTCTTTTCCTGAGACAAAGACTATTTCCACTGAAAATGGGAGCCTGACAGAAAGTCAGGATAAAGATATTGTTGTGGAAGGCCTTGGCTCAGTTGCCATGTATGATCAATGGATTGCACCTCCAATATCTGGTCAACGCCCAAAAGCCCGATATgag CATGCTGCAGCAGTTGTGCAAGACAAGATGTACATATATGGCGGAAACCACAATGGTCGTTACCTTAATGATATTCAt GTACTGGATTTGAGAAGTTGGACTTGGTCAAAGATTGAGGCAAAGTCTGGGGCTGAGTCCCTGGAGTCACCGTCTCCAGTAACGTTTGCTCCTTGTGCTGGTCATTCCTTGGTTAGTAAAGAGCAGTTTTATGTTTTCATTATGTGGACTTCTTGA